A region from the Fibrobacter sp. genome encodes:
- a CDS encoding NAD(P)/FAD-dependent oxidoreductase, which yields MRFSKEIYDIAVIGAGPAGLNAGIQICRAGAGSLLLVDKTTPWEHPIACAEGVGRLGFEQAVDVKKEWIRQEINSACFHAPSGSSITYRDKNGGYIINRALMQSDMAEQIRAMGGECHFDCKVKSVSLYGNGARRLLFIDGTTVSARVVIDASGPVCGIGKGEKLAWKPSDLEPAYFVWAEEVEIESDLIHIYAGQKLAPGGYAWVFPRGSGSNIGIVLGKKFVGKYNIRSLLDEFIRKNFGSAKIVQRFAGAIPCGGKHGPFAVSGLIKAGDAASTINPISRAGISEALLSGKLAGEAALVMLGTASEREMRRICKNYEDSWNRIRGNRHIKLSRVKNSLLSVPDEDYNEGAALLSSIPLEQLTMSKIFAASLGRFPRLVWAMRHLM from the coding sequence GTGCGGTTTTCAAAAGAAATCTACGACATAGCTGTCATTGGAGCGGGGCCTGCTGGTCTCAATGCCGGCATTCAAATTTGCCGTGCTGGTGCCGGATCTCTTCTTCTGGTTGACAAGACCACCCCCTGGGAGCATCCGATCGCCTGTGCAGAGGGTGTGGGGAGGCTTGGTTTCGAACAGGCTGTGGATGTAAAAAAGGAATGGATAAGGCAGGAGATAAACAGTGCCTGTTTTCATGCTCCTTCCGGTTCATCGATTACTTACCGGGACAAAAACGGTGGCTATATAATTAACCGGGCGCTTATGCAGTCAGATATGGCCGAACAGATTCGAGCCATGGGTGGAGAATGCCATTTTGACTGTAAAGTCAAGAGCGTTTCTCTTTATGGAAACGGCGCTCGCAGGCTTTTGTTTATTGACGGGACAACAGTATCAGCCAGGGTGGTTATCGATGCATCAGGACCGGTATGTGGAATTGGTAAAGGCGAGAAACTGGCATGGAAACCCTCTGACCTGGAGCCTGCTTATTTTGTATGGGCAGAAGAGGTGGAGATCGAGTCGGATTTAATCCATATCTATGCCGGGCAGAAATTAGCTCCTGGGGGTTATGCCTGGGTTTTCCCAAGGGGCAGCGGTTCTAATATCGGAATAGTACTGGGTAAGAAATTTGTCGGCAAGTACAATATTCGTTCACTTCTTGATGAATTTATCCGGAAAAATTTCGGTTCGGCAAAAATTGTGCAGCGTTTTGCGGGAGCGATTCCTTGCGGGGGAAAGCACGGCCCTTTTGCGGTGAGCGGGTTAATTAAAGCTGGTGATGCGGCGAGTACAATAAATCCCATATCCAGAGCAGGGATATCTGAGGCTCTTCTTTCCGGGAAACTGGCAGGGGAGGCGGCTTTAGTGATGCTGGGAACGGCCAGCGAGCGAGAGATGAGAAGAATCTGTAAAAATTACGAGGATTCCTGGAACAGGATACGAGGTAATCGTCATATCAAACTTTCCCGGGTCAAAAACTCTCTCCTTTCAGTACCGGATGAGGATTACAATGAGGGTGCAGCGCTTCTTTCCTCAATACCTCTTGAACAGCTCACTATGTCAAAGATTTTCGCGGCCAGCCTTGGACGGTTCCCAAGGTTGGTTTGGGCTATGAGGCATTTGATGTAG
- a CDS encoding MATE family efflux transporter, translating to MLLGNLINTGYSIIDAIWIGRIAGTAAIGAIAVSFPVIFLFISVASGATMATTILISQYYGARNYKEVSRTVDTSFGLTIILGVVFSVLGILLVDSILVFMSTPQDILPLASSYMKISYMGFTAIFLTFLVTSILRGVGDTRTPLFFMSLGVVVNAILDPLLIIGVGPLPTLGLDGAAIASIIAQAIALITGLIYLNSRKGIITVRLKKIFCLDGHITWLIAKIGFPSIVQQSAISLGMAAVTSFVNSFGETATAAFGAAGRIDSLAFLPAMSIGMSVSVIAGQNLGAGKNERVFRAFRWGIFMTLCISGFFSIFFLSIPDLLVSIFTTDKRVIEIGSTYLRIVGTSSIMFAVMQVSNGVINGAGHTMVTLVFTILAMWGIRVPFASILSKSPLGLTGIWFSFTIGFAVIMTASLIYYHSGRWQKAVIHPTEVTEALVNTENALDPLVVNEPLDRGKAGI from the coding sequence ATGCTCCTGGGGAATCTTATTAATACCGGTTACAGTATAATTGATGCGATCTGGATCGGGCGGATTGCAGGCACCGCGGCCATAGGTGCTATTGCAGTAAGTTTTCCTGTCATTTTTCTTTTCATCTCTGTGGCATCGGGGGCCACTATGGCGACCACAATCCTTATCTCCCAGTATTACGGGGCAAGAAATTACAAGGAGGTCTCAAGAACAGTAGATACTTCCTTTGGCCTGACAATCATACTGGGAGTAGTTTTCTCTGTATTGGGTATTCTATTAGTTGACAGCATTCTTGTCTTTATGAGTACACCCCAGGATATACTGCCACTGGCCTCATCTTACATGAAAATCTCATATATGGGGTTTACCGCAATATTTCTGACTTTCCTGGTGACATCAATTCTCAGGGGCGTAGGTGATACCAGAACACCATTGTTTTTCATGAGTCTGGGTGTAGTGGTAAATGCTATCCTCGACCCTCTGCTCATTATCGGGGTCGGTCCTCTGCCTACTCTTGGTCTTGATGGAGCTGCGATTGCTTCGATTATCGCCCAGGCCATTGCTCTGATCACCGGATTGATTTACCTGAACAGCAGGAAGGGAATAATTACAGTCAGACTGAAGAAAATCTTCTGTCTTGATGGACATATTACATGGCTTATCGCGAAGATCGGTTTCCCATCCATAGTTCAGCAGTCAGCTATTTCGCTGGGAATGGCGGCAGTAACCTCTTTTGTTAACAGTTTCGGTGAGACTGCGACTGCGGCTTTCGGAGCAGCGGGCAGAATTGACTCACTGGCTTTTCTTCCTGCAATGTCAATTGGAATGTCTGTCTCGGTTATCGCAGGGCAGAACCTGGGGGCAGGAAAAAATGAGAGAGTATTCCGGGCATTCCGCTGGGGTATATTTATGACTCTTTGTATCTCGGGTTTCTTTTCGATTTTCTTTTTAAGTATCCCGGATCTGCTTGTTTCAATCTTTACTACAGATAAGAGGGTGATTGAGATCGGTTCGACCTATCTGCGGATTGTAGGCACTTCATCGATTATGTTTGCTGTAATGCAGGTTTCAAATGGAGTGATAAATGGTGCCGGACATACCATGGTCACTCTTGTTTTTACAATTCTTGCAATGTGGGGAATCAGGGTTCCGTTTGCTTCGATTCTATCAAAAAGCCCTCTGGGTTTGACCGGGATCTGGTTCTCATTTACAATTGGCTTTGCAGTTATAATGACAGCGAGCCTTATATATTACCACTCCGGCAGATGGCAGAAAGCAGTGATTCATCCTACTGAAGTTACTGAAGCATTGGTTAATACAGAAAATGCTCTTGACCCCCTTGTTGTTAATGAGCCTCTGGATCGCGGTAAAGCCGGGATCTGA
- a CDS encoding aldo/keto reductase codes for MEKMRLGRTGLLIGRSGFGALPIQRISLNDSVHILRKAYHNGFDFFDTARNYSDSEEKIGAALGDVRHDIILATKSSADNKDDLLKDLETSLKNLRTDYVDILQLHNPSKVPDPLDPQSALSGVLEARKRGMVRYVGFTNHSLENAINAARSGIYDTIQFPLSILSTSDELRLIDECLKNDCGLIAMKAMGGGLITNAAAAFAFLRQYENVVPVWGIQREEELDQFLELEKNPPVLDENLRELIKKDQRELSFQFCRGCGYCMPCPQGIQINMTARMSLLLRRAPSQNFLTPEWREKMLLINQCSDCGHCRSRCPYGIDTPELLRDNLRDYLEFSKPEVCSSGEVKV; via the coding sequence ATGGAAAAGATGCGCCTGGGGAGAACCGGGCTTTTGATTGGGCGAAGCGGTTTTGGCGCTTTGCCAATACAGAGAATATCCCTCAACGATTCGGTCCATATACTCCGCAAAGCATACCATAACGGTTTTGACTTTTTCGATACTGCCAGAAACTATTCTGACAGTGAGGAGAAAATCGGAGCCGCGCTCGGTGATGTGCGCCATGATATTATTCTGGCCACCAAATCCTCTGCAGATAATAAAGATGATCTCCTTAAAGACCTGGAGACCAGTCTTAAAAACCTGCGCACAGATTATGTGGATATCCTCCAGCTTCATAATCCATCTAAAGTACCTGATCCTTTGGATCCGCAGAGTGCTCTTTCCGGGGTTCTGGAAGCCAGGAAGAGGGGGATGGTGAGATATGTTGGTTTTACAAATCACAGCCTTGAGAACGCTATCAATGCCGCCCGATCGGGTATTTATGATACAATCCAGTTTCCGCTCAGTATTCTTTCCACCAGTGATGAGCTTCGACTTATTGATGAGTGTTTGAAGAATGACTGCGGGCTTATAGCAATGAAGGCGATGGGGGGAGGGCTGATTACTAATGCCGCTGCCGCGTTTGCGTTTCTGCGTCAATATGAAAATGTGGTTCCTGTGTGGGGGATTCAGAGGGAGGAGGAACTCGATCAATTTCTGGAACTGGAGAAAAACCCACCAGTTCTCGATGAGAATCTGCGGGAACTTATAAAAAAAGATCAAAGAGAACTCTCCTTTCAATTCTGCCGCGGATGCGGATACTGTATGCCATGTCCTCAGGGAATACAGATCAACATGACAGCGCGCATGTCGCTTCTGCTCAGAAGAGCTCCTTCTCAGAATTTTCTTACTCCTGAATGGCGGGAGAAGATGCTTCTTATTAATCAATGCAGCGACTGTGGGCATTGCAGGTCAAGATGTCCTTACGGGATTGATACTCCGGAACTGCTCAGGGATAATTTGAGAGATTATCTTGAGTTCAGTAAACCAGAGGTCTGCTCTTCAGGTGAGGTAAAGGTCTGA
- the cadA gene encoding cadmium-translocating P-type ATPase — MKRYNVTGLDCPDCATRIEDHLRNISSVKEVSLDYASLSLHIDTDDIEKVRREIKKIEPEVDISVPEPLSAVKAEFDPKREIVTISVAMLLFLILLFFEGSFHRRSWGFIEYAVALSAYFLAGYNVLRGALRTISKGIIFDENVLMTIATAGAFGIHAVSEAVGVMIFFKIGEFMQNLAVSRSRKSITALLQVKPEYAMLKSRDGSRRVSPDKVLPGEIILVRAGERIPLDGEVLEGSSLVNTAALTGEPVPSTVKPGDVVLAGEINVSALLTIKVTKAFADSSIAKILDLVENANAKKTRTEQFITRFARYYTPVVFFLSLCIALIPPLFISGQTFSTWIYRALVLLVISCPCALVISIPLGYFGGIGGASRRGILVKGSTFIDALADVKTVVFDKTGTLTKGIFKVKQTVARNGHTPSQVLEFAAIAETFSRHPIAGSIIEAAGRSRDSISGEVLDHQEISGFGVKVRTATHAIMAGNDALLHREGIRHDCCDVEGTVVHVVIDGTYAGYIVIGDELKEDSVIAVEMLRKAGVHTVSMLTGDNKASAGKVAQEVDLDSFYPGLLPEEKVLRFEEISSSKTHRGKVAFVGDGINDAPVIARADVGIAMGALGSDAAIETADVVLMTDHPSKVAQAIESGKRTRAIVWQNIIFALTVKVMFIGFGAVGLAGMWEAVFADMGMALIAVLNSSRALRVSEKTE, encoded by the coding sequence ATGAAAAGGTACAATGTTACTGGCCTGGACTGTCCTGACTGTGCAACCAGAATCGAAGATCACCTCAGGAATATTTCTTCTGTAAAAGAGGTCTCATTAGACTACGCTTCTCTTTCTCTGCATATCGATACAGACGATATAGAAAAGGTACGTCGTGAGATAAAGAAAATCGAACCTGAAGTCGACATATCAGTTCCGGAACCTCTTTCAGCAGTGAAAGCCGAATTTGATCCAAAGAGGGAGATTGTCACAATCTCTGTAGCGATGCTGCTGTTTTTAATCCTGCTTTTTTTTGAAGGCTCTTTTCACAGGCGTTCCTGGGGTTTTATAGAGTATGCTGTAGCACTGAGTGCATACTTTCTGGCCGGCTACAATGTTTTAAGGGGTGCTTTGCGCACAATAAGCAAGGGAATCATTTTCGATGAAAATGTGCTGATGACAATTGCTACAGCTGGGGCTTTTGGAATTCATGCTGTTTCCGAGGCCGTAGGGGTGATGATTTTCTTTAAAATCGGTGAGTTTATGCAGAACCTGGCGGTTTCCCGATCCCGTAAATCTATTACAGCACTGCTTCAGGTCAAGCCGGAGTATGCGATGCTTAAAAGCAGGGATGGTTCCAGGAGAGTATCACCCGATAAGGTGCTTCCTGGAGAGATAATTCTGGTAAGAGCCGGGGAGAGAATTCCTCTGGACGGGGAAGTTCTGGAGGGATCATCGCTTGTAAATACTGCTGCTCTTACAGGAGAACCTGTTCCATCAACTGTCAAACCGGGTGATGTGGTGCTGGCTGGTGAAATTAATGTAAGTGCGTTGCTTACAATAAAGGTAACCAAAGCCTTCGCCGACTCATCAATTGCCAAAATTCTCGATCTGGTCGAAAATGCCAATGCCAAGAAAACCCGTACTGAGCAGTTTATAACCAGATTTGCGCGTTATTACACTCCTGTGGTTTTCTTTCTCTCGTTGTGTATTGCGCTGATACCTCCTTTATTTATTTCGGGGCAGACATTCAGCACATGGATTTACAGAGCACTTGTGCTTCTGGTGATCTCCTGTCCATGTGCGCTTGTCATTTCGATTCCCCTTGGTTACTTTGGTGGTATCGGTGGCGCTTCCAGAAGGGGAATACTTGTCAAAGGATCGACTTTTATCGATGCTTTGGCTGATGTAAAGACTGTGGTTTTTGATAAAACCGGTACACTTACCAAAGGAATATTTAAAGTAAAACAAACGGTAGCCCGTAACGGGCATACTCCCTCGCAGGTGCTTGAATTTGCGGCGATTGCAGAGACCTTTTCCCGGCATCCGATTGCCGGATCTATAATTGAGGCTGCAGGTCGCAGTCGGGATTCCATATCAGGTGAGGTTCTTGACCATCAGGAGATATCCGGTTTCGGGGTGAAGGTACGTACTGCCACCCATGCCATAATGGCAGGCAATGATGCGCTTCTACACAGAGAGGGAATAAGGCATGACTGCTGTGATGTGGAGGGTACAGTTGTACATGTGGTAATTGACGGAACCTATGCAGGATACATAGTAATAGGTGATGAACTCAAGGAAGACTCTGTTATAGCTGTGGAAATGCTGAGGAAAGCCGGTGTGCATACAGTGTCGATGTTAACAGGAGATAATAAGGCTTCTGCCGGAAAGGTAGCACAGGAGGTTGATCTCGATTCGTTTTACCCGGGGCTTCTTCCTGAGGAGAAAGTGTTGCGTTTTGAGGAGATATCGTCCAGTAAGACACATCGTGGGAAAGTGGCCTTTGTGGGTGATGGGATAAATGATGCTCCGGTTATTGCACGGGCCGATGTGGGAATAGCGATGGGAGCGCTGGGTTCCGATGCTGCGATAGAGACCGCGGATGTGGTACTTATGACCGATCATCCTTCAAAAGTCGCGCAGGCCATAGAATCCGGAAAACGCACTAGAGCTATTGTGTGGCAGAATATTATCTTTGCCTTGACAGTAAAAGTGATGTTTATTGGTTTTGGAGCAGTGGGCCTGGCGGGAATGTGGGAGGCGGTTTTTGCGGATATGGGAATGGCACTGATTGCGGTACTTAATTCATCCAGAGCATTAAGGGTATCGGAAAAAACTGAGTAA
- a CDS encoding winged helix-turn-helix transcriptional regulator: MRKVSKKSNLCDSKIIHQDIVRKVKKELPPSENILEAADFFSVLGDSTRMGILYVLSKSEMCGCDISALLNMTQSAVSHQLRVLKQARLVSYRRVGKIVYFRLADKHVESIMKLGMEHVTE, translated from the coding sequence ATGCGTAAGGTCAGCAAAAAATCAAATCTCTGTGATTCAAAGATTATCCACCAGGATATTGTGCGCAAAGTAAAAAAAGAACTGCCTCCTTCGGAAAACATTCTGGAAGCCGCGGATTTTTTCAGTGTTTTAGGGGACAGTACCAGGATGGGCATACTTTATGTATTGAGTAAGAGTGAAATGTGCGGCTGTGATATAAGTGCACTGCTTAACATGACCCAATCTGCAGTCTCTCACCAGTTGCGTGTCCTCAAACAGGCTCGTCTTGTGAGTTATCGCAGGGTGGGGAAGATAGTGTATTTCAGGCTTGCAGATAAGCATGTAGAGAGCATAATGAAATTAGGGATGGAGCATGTAACAGAATAG
- a CDS encoding acyltransferase family protein, translating into MKNGRLLWPDILKIISILGVILIHCSAPMLVSEPLGGKSWWLANIYDSMVRWCVPVFFMVSGAFIIEKAGSPSPGQFFLKRSQKIVVPFIIWSALYFLWRIHKGENLKWLNFPAMLLEEPIYYHLWFIYVLIGLYIIAPVLGAYVKGASRKNQSYLLFLWFITASLLPMLQNCCKFHTFFFPVETVSVLKFSGYFFLGYFLRDTKPKAALMPVFFLLYAIGFLITTFGTYYLSLKTGNESISELLYEYYTVNVLAMSVSVYLIVKSIPFPLLSSTKSPIAVTAACVPGVYFVHAFVIAVFKQGLLGFTFSERSLTPAIGIPVFTLAVFTVSLLITQILRLIPVLKCSIP; encoded by the coding sequence ATGAAAAACGGAAGACTCCTCTGGCCAGATATTCTAAAAATTATCTCCATTCTGGGTGTCATCCTTATACACTGTTCAGCACCGATGCTGGTAAGTGAACCTTTAGGAGGAAAAAGCTGGTGGCTGGCCAATATTTACGATTCCATGGTAAGGTGGTGTGTCCCTGTCTTTTTCATGGTCAGTGGCGCCTTCATAATTGAAAAAGCAGGATCACCTTCCCCGGGACAATTTTTCCTGAAACGCTCACAAAAAATCGTAGTGCCATTCATAATCTGGAGTGCACTCTATTTCCTCTGGAGAATCCACAAAGGAGAAAACCTCAAATGGCTCAATTTCCCTGCTATGCTCCTCGAGGAGCCAATCTATTATCACCTGTGGTTTATCTACGTGCTGATTGGACTCTACATCATCGCCCCTGTGCTTGGTGCCTACGTTAAAGGTGCAAGCAGGAAAAACCAGTCTTATCTTCTTTTTCTCTGGTTTATTACCGCATCCCTTCTCCCCATGCTTCAGAACTGCTGTAAATTTCATACCTTCTTTTTCCCGGTGGAAACAGTCTCCGTTTTAAAATTCAGCGGGTACTTCTTTCTTGGCTATTTCCTGAGAGATACAAAACCCAAAGCTGCACTCATGCCGGTTTTCTTCCTCCTCTATGCAATCGGTTTTCTGATTACCACCTTTGGAACCTACTATTTATCACTTAAAACCGGAAACGAAAGCATTTCAGAACTTCTTTACGAATACTACACAGTAAACGTACTTGCCATGTCCGTTTCGGTTTATCTCATAGTAAAGAGTATCCCATTCCCGCTGCTTTCCAGCACTAAATCCCCCATTGCCGTAACAGCCGCCTGTGTACCAGGTGTCTACTTTGTGCATGCCTTTGTAATCGCTGTTTTCAAACAGGGATTGCTTGGGTTTACATTCTCGGAGAGATCTCTCACCCCGGCAATCGGAATTCCTGTCTTTACACTGGCGGTTTTTACCGTATCTCTTTTAATCACTCAGATTCTTAGACTCATTCCAGTACTGAAATGTTCAATACCATGA
- a CDS encoding prolyl oligopeptidase family serine peptidase, protein MINKAYIALAILFSGLFQISLPETPKIFFIDDYDYKTFYRIAKSRINKIHRFSAWKRAAPEVRTVTITSSLDSTAQKALFYNSGSKHKKPLLLALHSWSEDYSQHFSIPYGIWAIKNDWVLIHPDYRGAFTNPKSTLSEYAVKDILDALEYAKKNAEIDLSRIYVTGFSGGGMATLMMVGRFPHLFSAAAAWVPVYDLVQWYGTTRRARHNYSRHITNSCGGEPLPGSKAYTECLKRSVSSYLKNARDAGIPVYIATGVKDGFVPPSHSIQAFNDLADSADHISADDMKFIDKYRRLPRHLRGEFPDSLYTDAGLRLLFEKVSKTVTLKIFDGKHDVIYNAGLYWLSKQRRKTR, encoded by the coding sequence ATGATTAACAAAGCATATATTGCACTTGCGATTCTGTTTTCAGGTTTGTTTCAGATCTCATTACCGGAGACTCCAAAGATCTTTTTTATCGACGACTACGATTACAAGACTTTTTATCGGATAGCAAAATCACGTATCAACAAAATTCACAGGTTCTCCGCATGGAAAAGAGCAGCACCCGAGGTCCGCACAGTCACTATTACCTCATCACTTGACAGCACAGCGCAAAAGGCACTGTTCTACAATTCCGGTTCCAAACATAAAAAGCCACTTCTTCTGGCACTCCACTCCTGGAGTGAGGACTACTCCCAGCACTTCAGCATTCCATACGGGATCTGGGCAATTAAAAATGACTGGGTACTTATTCATCCGGATTACAGGGGCGCTTTTACAAACCCTAAATCGACACTGTCGGAATACGCGGTAAAAGATATCCTTGATGCTCTGGAGTACGCAAAGAAAAACGCGGAGATTGACTTATCGCGTATCTATGTGACCGGTTTTTCCGGCGGAGGAATGGCCACACTGATGATGGTAGGACGGTTTCCGCATCTTTTTTCCGCTGCCGCGGCCTGGGTTCCGGTTTATGATCTGGTACAGTGGTATGGAACAACCCGCCGCGCCAGACACAATTATTCCAGACACATAACGAACTCCTGTGGTGGAGAGCCTCTGCCGGGAAGTAAAGCATATACAGAATGTCTCAAAAGGAGTGTCAGCTCTTACCTGAAAAATGCCAGAGACGCGGGTATTCCGGTTTATATCGCTACGGGTGTCAAAGACGGATTTGTGCCTCCAAGCCATTCCATACAGGCTTTTAATGACCTGGCAGACTCCGCAGATCATATCTCCGCAGATGACATGAAGTTTATAGATAAATACCGCAGACTTCCACGCCACCTGAGGGGAGAGTTTCCCGACAGTCTCTATACAGATGCAGGTCTGAGACTGTTATTTGAAAAAGTTTCAAAAACAGTTACCCTTAAAATTTTCGACGGTAAACATGATGTCATCTACAACGCAGGCCTTTACTGGCTCTCAAAACAAAGAAGAAAAACCCGCTGA
- a CDS encoding M15 family metallopeptidase has product MSSTTQAFTGSQNKEEKPAEIFLSILFNRFILIPAVFLLFLLSINTAGQITDLERTLLREGFVDVQSIDSTIMVELKYADTANFMGKAVYGELKKCYLRPEAAGKLARANRLLKEIDPQLSLLVLDGLRPRHIQRIMWDIVKNTPMRHYVANPEWGSMHNYGCAVDITIADASGKRLDMGTPVDHFGPLAQVRLEQEYLKSGALTRDQINNRLLLRKVMTDAGFYPIPIEWWHFEAFSKKHIRKTYSIVE; this is encoded by the coding sequence ATGTCATCTACAACGCAGGCCTTTACTGGCTCTCAAAACAAAGAAGAAAAACCCGCTGAGATTTTTTTATCCATCCTGTTTAACAGATTCATTCTAATTCCGGCTGTCTTTCTCCTCTTTCTCCTTTCTATTAACACCGCAGGACAGATTACAGACCTGGAGAGGACACTTCTTCGTGAGGGGTTTGTTGATGTACAGAGCATAGATTCAACAATTATGGTAGAGCTCAAATATGCCGATACCGCCAATTTCATGGGTAAAGCAGTTTATGGTGAGCTGAAAAAGTGTTATCTCAGACCGGAAGCGGCCGGGAAACTCGCAAGGGCAAACAGGCTCCTCAAAGAGATCGATCCACAATTATCGCTGCTAGTTCTCGATGGTTTACGCCCGAGGCATATCCAGAGAATCATGTGGGATATAGTCAAGAACACACCCATGCGCCACTATGTGGCAAATCCGGAGTGGGGGTCGATGCATAATTACGGATGCGCAGTGGATATAACAATCGCAGACGCAAGCGGTAAAAGGCTCGATATGGGCACACCTGTCGACCATTTCGGTCCTTTAGCTCAGGTGCGTTTAGAACAGGAGTACTTAAAGAGCGGTGCACTTACAAGAGATCAGATAAATAACCGCCTATTACTGCGTAAAGTTATGACTGACGCAGGCTTTTACCCAATCCCCATCGAATGGTGGCATTTTGAGGCGTTCAGCAAAAAGCACATACGTAAAACATATTCAATAGTGGAATAA
- a CDS encoding TIGR02147 family protein, protein MISIFDYTDYRLFLRDYYTEQKMLNPSFSYQALADRAGLKSKTYLHKVITGKKNLAKSSVLKVAKAIKLKYRETEYLNALVDFNNAKTIREKEYYFTKVKELSPAVQGQLVLKSQFEYFSKWYFVAIRELVTMFDFKDNFRLLARTVEPPITPEQAEEAVKILCDLGLIKKLPSGRYRQTDSALRTDSDTIPFAVQLFQKKCLELASRSIEKHTRDIRDISTLTVGISSSGFDQIRQEIAAFRRRLVEIVKADNPSDRVYQINFQMFPVSKVQKED, encoded by the coding sequence ATGATCTCAATCTTTGACTACACCGATTATCGGTTGTTTCTGAGGGACTACTATACAGAGCAGAAAATGCTCAATCCATCCTTCTCTTATCAGGCTCTTGCCGACAGGGCTGGTCTTAAATCCAAAACATATCTTCATAAGGTAATCACCGGCAAAAAGAATCTGGCAAAAAGCAGTGTCCTCAAGGTGGCAAAAGCCATTAAATTAAAATACAGGGAAACAGAATATCTCAATGCTCTGGTCGATTTCAATAATGCCAAAACCATTAGGGAAAAAGAGTACTATTTTACAAAAGTAAAAGAACTTTCACCTGCTGTTCAGGGACAACTTGTTCTCAAGAGCCAGTTTGAGTATTTTTCCAAATGGTATTTTGTGGCGATAAGAGAGCTTGTTACCATGTTCGATTTCAAGGATAATTTCAGACTGCTTGCCAGAACTGTGGAACCACCAATTACTCCTGAACAGGCCGAGGAAGCGGTAAAGATATTGTGTGATCTGGGCCTGATAAAAAAACTGCCCTCCGGACGATATCGTCAGACTGATTCTGCCCTCAGGACAGATTCCGATACGATTCCTTTTGCTGTGCAGCTTTTCCAGAAAAAATGCCTCGAACTGGCTTCAAGATCTATTGAGAAGCACACCCGTGATATCCGTGATATCTCTACACTGACCGTAGGGATTTCATCTTCCGGATTTGATCAGATCCGCCAGGAGATTGCTGCGTTCCGCAGACGACTGGTGGAGATAGTTAAAGCAGACAATCCCTCTGACCGGGTGTACCAGATTAATTTTCAGATGTTTCCTGTTTCGAAGGTTCAAAAAGAGGATTAG
- a CDS encoding GyrI-like domain-containing protein — MMEIRNTVDQKALVVRLTTRASELPRVFGEAYGEIMAYMGRKGINLSGRAFALYHNTDMENLDIEIGWTIDQDDSGEGRIKFRVIPGGKVVYALHKGPYSTLENTYNKVMAFIKEKEIKTTEWMYEVYLNSPENTPEEELKTEIYFPISE; from the coding sequence ATGATGGAAATAAGGAACACTGTTGATCAGAAAGCGCTTGTTGTACGGCTGACAACCAGGGCATCGGAGCTCCCCCGGGTGTTCGGAGAAGCCTACGGGGAGATCATGGCCTACATGGGCCGTAAAGGGATAAATTTATCCGGGAGGGCTTTTGCTCTGTACCATAATACCGATATGGAAAATCTTGACATTGAGATCGGATGGACGATCGATCAGGATGACAGCGGAGAGGGACGGATCAAATTCAGGGTAATACCGGGAGGCAAAGTTGTTTATGCTCTCCATAAAGGTCCCTACTCAACCTTGGAAAATACCTATAACAAAGTTATGGCATTTATTAAGGAAAAAGAGATCAAAACCACGGAATGGATGTACGAGGTGTATCTTAATTCCCCTGAAAACACACCGGAAGAGGAGCTTAAAACAGAGATCTATTTTCCAATATCAGAGTAA